In Callithrix jacchus isolate 240 chromosome 18, calJac240_pri, whole genome shotgun sequence, one DNA window encodes the following:
- the LOC103788965 gene encoding LOW QUALITY PROTEIN: uncharacterized protein LOC103788965 (The sequence of the model RefSeq protein was modified relative to this genomic sequence to represent the inferred CDS: inserted 4 bases in 4 codons), with the protein MCVCFGRGGGMGPCWAAQGRVEWDFSREGARPGPGPGSSRHPHPSLLQGTAKAKPSSGRDYVYWVDPGRGAATRNLGGREXHGEGLASEKGQAVXITPFLLPSAGVXRQRLKTWVEHGPFSGDPGLCHSVRVEMLTSVASPAGGRSGHXQPPSQPEAIRRLWLSHSDPSLTFQALGLREGSGAKRLLPGTFLPFSWSFSTPELAHLSNVRAPWIPLSGAFQSQQQQLFFFLESRTKSGVRSRGGKDSK; encoded by the exons ATGTGTGTCTGTTTCGGCAGGGGAGGGGGCATGGGCCCCTGCTGGGCTGCACAGGGGAGGGTGGAGTGGGACTTTTCCAGAGAGGGAGccaggcctggccctggccccGGGAGCTCACGTCACCCCCACCCCTCACTTCTCCAGGGAACTGCCAAAGCCAAACCCAGCTCGGGACGGGATTATGTGTACTGGGTAGACCCGGGGAGAGGGGCAGCGACaaggaatctgggaggcagag cgCATGGAGAGGGGTTGGCATCAGAGAAGGGGCAGGCAG AAATCACCCCATTTCTTCTTCCCTCAGCTGgag agaggcagaggttgaagacTTGGGTGGAACATGGGCCCTTCTCTGGAGACCCTGGCCTCTGCCATTCAGTCAGGGTGGAGATGCTGACCTCAGTGGCCAGCCCAGCCGGGGGAAGGAGTGGTC CACAACCCCCTTCCCAACCCGAAGCCATTAGGCGGCTCTGGCTCAGCCACTCTGACCCCTCCCTCACATTCCAGGCCCTGGGTCTCAGGGAGGGCAGTGGGGCTAAGCGACTGCTCCCAGGCACATTCCTACCCTTCTCTTGGTCATTTTCCACCCCAGAGCTGGCCCACCTCAGCAACGTGAGGGCTCCCTGGATTCCTCTCTCGGGTGCCTTTCAGAGCCAACagcaacagcttttttttttcctggaaagcaGAACTAAGAGTGGGGTGAGGAGCAGGGGTGGGAAGGACTCAAAGTGA